A window of the Harmonia axyridis chromosome 5, icHarAxyr1.1, whole genome shotgun sequence genome harbors these coding sequences:
- the LOC123680052 gene encoding RING-type E3 ubiquitin-protein ligase PPIL2, producing MGKKQHQKDKMYLTYTEWTTLYGGKKAGPSQEEINFKRLPLDHCCLSLQPYENPYCDREGNILDLEPLIPWLKKYKINPVTGKPLEFKQLIKLNFHKNEGKMECPVLFKQFTNSSHIAAIATSGNVYLMEAIEQLNIKNKNWKDLITDQPFERSDIIVLQDPNNLEKFNISNFHHVKKDLKVETEEQIQERKNSKVRLKNINPETKYALEELERDYKETSTDSKQVVSKDKADKFNAAHFSTGAVAASFTSTAMAPELVHEMAILPENEVRYQYVKKKGYVRLITNFGPLNLELHCDMVPKTCENFIKHCQNGYYNGTKFHRSIRNFMIQGGDPTNTGNGGQSIWGEPFEDEIRPNLSHTGRGILSMANSGKNTNGSQFFITYRSCKHLDKKHTIFGCVVGGVETLTEMERIEVDNKDRPIEDIVLVRAQVFKDPFEEADEQLMKMREEENARILSEEAEKTKNSKPKKVLEAYRSGVGKFINPAIGKSSNSKSGVLQEPQPKKAKLCRGFVFDKW from the exons atgGGGAAGAAGCAGCATCAAAAAGATAAAAT GTATTTAACATATACAGAGTGGACCACTTTATATGGAGGTAAAAAAGCGGGTCCATCGCaagaagaaattaattttaaacgTCTCCCTTTGGACCACTGTTGTTTGTCTCTACAACCTTATGAGAATCCGTATTGTGATAGAGAGGGAAATATTTTGGATTTGGAACCACTTATTCCTTGGCTGAAAAAATATAAGATAAATCCTGTCACTGGAAAGCCTTTAGAATTCAAGCAActcattaaattgaattttcataaaaatgagggAAAAATGGAATGTCCTGTGTTATTTAAGCAATTCACCAATAGTTCTCACATAGCAGCGATTGCTACTTCTGGAAATGTATATCTAATGGAAGCTATTGAACAActcaatatcaaaaataaaaactggaaGGATCTCATAACAGACCAGCCATTTGAAAGAAGTGATATAATAGTACTTCAGGATCCtaataatttagaaaaattcaatatatcaaATTTCCATCATGTTAAAAAGGATCTCAAGGTTGAAACTGAAG AACAGATACAAGAAAGGAAAAATTCAAAAGTAAGGCTAAAAAATATCAACCCCGAAACAAAATATGCTCTTGAAGAATTGGAAAGAGATTATAAAGAAACTTCTACAGATAGTAAGCAAGTTGTTAGTAAGGATAAAGCTGATAAATTCAATGCTGCTCACTTTTCAACTGGAGCAGTTGCAGCTAGTTTTACCTCTACAGCAATGGCTCCTGAACTAGTTCATGAAATGGCTATTTTACCAGAAAATGAAGTTAGATACCAGtatgtgaaaaaaaaag GTTATGTACGTTTAATTACAAATTTTGGACCTTTGAATTTGGAATTACATTGTGACATGGTTCCAAAAActtgtgaaaatttcatcaaacattGCCAAAATGGTTATTACAATGGTACGAAATTCCATAGGTCTATTCGGAATTTCATG ATTCAAGGCGGTGATCCTACAAATACAGGAAATGGAGGTCAATCTATTTGGGGTGAACCTTTCGAAGACGAAATAAGACCAAATTTAAGTCATACAGGACGAGGTATCCTTTCAATGGCTAACTCGGGGAAGAATACTAATGGTTCACAATT TTTCATAACATATCGCTCTTGTAAGCATTTGGACAAAAAACACACCATATTCGGTTGTGTTGTAGGTGGCGTTGAAACTTTAACTGAAATGGAAAGAATTGAAGTAGACAATAAGGATAGGCCTATAGAAGATATTGTCCTGGTTAGGGCACAAGTTTTCAAAGACCCTTTTGAAGAAGCAGATGAACAA TTAATGAAGATGAGAGAAGAAGAAAACGCTAGAATATTATCAGAAGAAgcggaaaaaacaaaaaattctaaaCCTAAGAAAGTGTTGGAGGCCTATCGTAGCGGGGTTGGAAAATTTATCAATCCTGCTATTGGAAAAAG ctCAAATTCCAAATCAGGAGTGCTTCAAGAACCTCAACCTAAGAAAGCAAAACTTTGCAGAGGGTTTGTTTTTGATAAGTGGTGA
- the LOC123681183 gene encoding uncharacterized protein LOC123681183 — translation MENNCESMDTSDPRRVSSSSFQGGTQMIEKQLTHNQLENLYESLGITGNEFNRVRFEAIHLRSSNELTVKDVIDYFSVHNPKYVELVDDQSFNIVWYDRSSAAVALYSLSQIVNDTPVRATVQHMFCNMKIPPGNWLIGKGHINLSSVILRFSMKSDARPRTMEVCSKYSRDNKQPVYSEPIDKKNPWGNLSKFWDEKYELSGRDQKRQMEHDPSRRVHLKGRRRNNH, via the exons ATGGAGAATAATTGTGAATCAATGGATACTTCTGATCCAAGGAGGGTTTCTTCG tcTTCATTCCAAGGTGGTACTCAAATGATCGAAAAACAGCTCACTCATAATCAATTGGAAAATCTTTATGAAAGCTTAGGAATAACTGGAAATGAATTCAATAGGGTAAGATTTGAAGCAATACACCTCAGGAGTTCGAATGAATTAACTGTAAAAGAtgttattgattatttttctgtCCATAATCCTAAGTACGTAGAATTGGTGGATGATCAAAGTTTCAATATAGTATGGTATGATAGGTCCAGTGCGGCTGTGGCTTTATATTCCCTATCACAAATTGTTAATGATACACCTGTAAGAGCCACTGTGCAACATATGTTTTGCAACATGAAAATACCTCCTGGTAACTGGCTAATAGGGAAAGGACATATCAACTTGAGCTCTGTTATATTACGGTTTTCAATGAAAAGTGATGCAAGACCTCGTACAATGGAAGTTTGTAGCAAGTATTCAAGAGATAATAAGCAGCCAGTATATTCTGAACCCATTGATAAAAAAAACCCTTGGGgtaatttatcaaaattttgGGATGAAAAATATGAACTCTCAGGCAGGGATCAAAAACGTCAAATGGAACATGACCCTTCAAGACGAGTACATCTAAAGGGCAGACGACgtaataatcattga
- the LOC123680051 gene encoding nuclear cap-binding protein subunit 3-like — translation MATNIENDRLNIRIEIKNNVVEPMEVDEIDEKSEEEGEIRDTSLNDGKNLKAIIQVPMQEKKNVREDFSHYIELDQKKLQDRAKRFSLKPEEINTFTEEDLNVLYISLGINSENIDQFRLEAIHLRSSDELTLKDVTTYFMKYAPNSIEMIDDESYNIVWENKLSAARALYLTSQVVKGMPVRIVSEHVIDSFILDDQDSNKEMLVNENRQVELVDECAEEYKKLIDNNSIDISAVNIPIPPGYWRLGKENIHSFSVLLRFSMLTDKKPQLIEKCNQYFKNPFPKDRLGPYNKGIFSRNKDIKSNAVNKDPWGILAKTWNSDFQFREEERYEDPTFEEDELPPQVPVNPELRVRLTAKRRLGKKQDEEAKQSSSEKEPSEVSDQENIKKTSKVPRMRMYADEEEEKIKRRKLLNTLKKQKEKIEKTEIPNTDLRNILRITNRKSKFSAEVDENLDLSLNLKNRRNKLVFTVAQESASYDRRIDRRVRDRLEKYPVRERRPKSPIRFNRNSPEPIDHFRKDESKRQQRNFDRRSRNISVGEMYSTREDIDNYPSHKPKSKVALVIKTQKKPSVASAIRSRNRKYDTTSSSSDKDSSSDSASEESSEETDSSTSEDSDSPRNHKAHLQTRKLNSNQMKERVKNEYRRKYS, via the exons ATGGCCACGAATATAGAAAATGACAGGTTAAATATCcgcattgaaataaaaaataatgtcgtAGAGCCAAtggaagttgatgaaattgatgaaaagaGTGAGGAGGAAGGTGAAATAAGAGATACTTCATTAAATGATGGGAAAAACTTGAAAGCAATAATTCAG GTACCTATGCAGGAGAAGAAAAATGTTCGAGAAGATTTCAGTCATTACATTGAATTGGATCAGAAAAAACTTCAGGATAGAGCTAAACGATTTTCTTTGAAACCAGAGGAAATAAATACATTTACTGAAGAAGATTTGAATGTGTTGTATATCAGTTTAggcataaattcagaaaacattgATCAATTTCGGCTTGAAGCTATACATTTGAGAAGTTCGGATGAGTTAACTTTGAAAGATGTTACAACTTATTTTATGAAGTATGCTCCTAATAGTATCGAGATGATTGATGATGAAAGCTATAATATTGTTTGGGAGAATAAATTAAGTGCAGCTAGAGCACTCTACCTCACATCACAAGTTGTAAAGGGTATGCCTGTGAGAATTGTATCAGAACATGTAATCGATAGTTTTATATTGGATGATCAAGACTCTAATAAGGAAATGTTGGTGAATGAAAATCGTCAAGTTGAACTAGTGGATGAATGTGCAGAAGAATATAAAAAGTTGATTGATAATAATTCTATTGATATTTCTGCTGTAAACATACCAATTCCTCCAGGATATTGGAGATTAGGAAAAGAAaacattcattcattttctgttttattgAGGTTTTCTATGTTGACTGACAAAAAACCTCAGTTAATTGAGAAATgtaatcaatatttcaaaaatcctTTTCCAAAAGATCGTTTAGGTCCATATAACAAgggaattttttctcgaaataaagACATAAAGTCAAACGCTGTTAATAAAGATCCATGGGGAATCCTAGCTAAAACTTGGAATTCTGATTTTCAATTTAGAGAGGAGGAACGATATGAAGATCCTACTTTTGAAGAAGATGAATTGCCACCACAAGTACCAGTTAATCCAGAATTACGAGTGAGATTAACCGCTAAACGACGATTAGGCAAAAAGCAGGATGAGGAAGCCAAACAGTCTTCTTCAGAAAAGGAACCAAGTGAAGTATCAGATcaagagaatataaaaaaaacttccAAGGTGCCCAGAATGCGTATGTATGcagatgaagaagaagagaaaattAAAAGACGTAAACTTCTAAATACTTTGaagaaacaaaaagaaaaaattgaaaagacaGAAATTCCAAATACTGACCTGAGAAACATATTGCGGATAACTAATAGAAAGTCTAAGTTCAGTGCCGAAGTAGACGAAAATTTAGATTTatctttgaatttgaaaaatagaagaaataaaCTTGTCTTTACTGTAGCTCAAGAATCTGCATCTTATGACCGAAGAATAGATCGTCGAGTGAGAGATCGATTAGAAAAATATCCGGTAAGAGAAAGAAGACCAAAATCACCTATTCGCTTCAATAGAAATTCTCCTGAGCCTATTGATCACTTCAGAAAAGATGAGAGTAAAAGGCAACAAAGAAATTTTGATAGACGGAGTAGAAATATTTCTGTGGGTGAAATGTATTCAACTAGAGAAGACATTGATAACTATCCATCTCATAAACCTAAAAGTAAAGTTGCCTTAGTTATCAAGACTCAAAAAAAACCTAGTGTTGCGTCTGCCATCAGATCAAGAAATCGTAAATATGATACAACTTCATCTTCTAGTGATAAAGACAGTTCTAGTGATAGTGCTAGTGAGGAAAGTTCTGAAGAAACTGATTCTTCAACTTCTGAGGATTCAGACTCTCCAAGAAATCATAAGGCTCATTTACAAACCAGAAAGTTAAACAGTAATCAAATGAAAGAGAGAGTTAAGAATGAATATAGAAGAAAATATAGTTAA
- the LOC123680053 gene encoding uncharacterized protein LOC123680053, whose translation MAIFLIRSSILKTIKRNLRGNFRNLNCGERQCFCLNSKPGISKITVQQRSLNWWNRFIGKQSEQNLKILDQISSEVQLIYRHDSLDNYLKWMHLALCVMSGVLVALVVFKLDKGNLRTSLLNEGIVLPNESSVLPKISDSVDKDALIFLFAFCLCSSVFYGLMKRIPVRIYKVPRTERYIFICNAGIPFNTRKLLCKRGECVKVDSSALPSFLPCENIYSISNKLKVFLFDDNFRVPADLNVLLGLQEDYED comes from the coding sequence ATGGCAATATTTCTGATAAGAAGTAGTATTTTGAAAACCATAAAAAGGAATCTGAGAGGAAATTTTAGGAATCTGAATTGCGGTGAGCGACAATGTTTTTGCCTTAATTCGAAACCTGGAATTTCAAAGATTACGGTGCAACAAAGAAGTTTGAATTGGTGGAACAGATTCATAGGGAAACAAAGTGaacaaaatcttaagattttggaTCAAATATCTAGTGAGGTCCAATTGATTTATAGGCATGATAGTTTAGATAACTACTTGAAGTGGATGCACCTTGCGTTGTGTGTGATGTCTGGTGTTCTAGTAGCACTAGTTGTGTTTAAACTTGACAAAGGAAATCTAAGAACATCATTGCTGAATGAGGGAATAGTATTGCCAAATGAATCATCAGTGTTGCCTAAGATATCTGATTCTGTTGATAAAGATGCTCTAATTTTCTTATTTGCTTTCTGTTTATGTTCCTCAGTGTTTTATGGACTTATGAAAAGAATACCTGTACGGATATACAAAGTTCCTCGAACTGAGAGGTATATATTCATTTGCAATGCAGGTATTCCATTCAATACTAGAAAATTATTATGCAAAAGAGGGGAATGTGTCAAAGTAGATTCTTCAGCCCTTCCTTCATTTTTACCATGCGAGAATATTTACTCAATATCTAATAAACTGAAAGTTTTTTTGTTTGACGACAACTTTAGGGTTCCTGCTGATCTTAATGTCTTACTTGGACTACAGGAAGACTATGAAgattga
- the LOC123680001 gene encoding dynein axonemal intermediate chain 4-like has translation MNRSGFAKKLLSGTVPVRSSLSSIKPKTGILLRSKAIDYNVYYNGQDVTPKPLNQQIFKAGRERQLNVVNMSGMETSSTLKSDMSNQLQNKSASSAGRFKTEIHTLDFNRSFLGNTIDDTFILQSAITDTNTESDRVLEGSDIKSDVEDKAREVIPIPNNISLILNETETFVILDLPSVTEIRDTPEGLEVEKLNTDYEYLTVGKGKNRKVIDTMVQTHGTLRKSRETDAVKVKTTSHTTFASNWEMFDTFLEDESQEKRHVEEENNIAERDDHHRLNETASVESFRQSVEEKELCNLMNNHRFLQAVTVVERLLANNAYNVQQKRFRGLHEEEEGKDIEYKYELDLLWTFANDLTQGKCVTAISWNPANEDIIVVAYGKFYFTDKTNGLVMIWNIKNPVQPERLYCYNESVSAVAFSNGQPHLIAVGFNNGIIEVVDIRERELTVVHRSVRDANASFETVNYLTFYSGDEHYNYEEQILACFNDGRICKYRLNLMTNMPCIQIMRAPEADGKIKGIPKMTVCGIPAIPLTKYTGALLITFHPADPNIYYLCTNTGVIHKCSTNYFNQHLDLLLAHDGPIYQMQFSPFCNKLYVTCGGDWYVRIWAEGIHEPLLELVTSMYPVQYVLWSPLHSTILVAIQSSEIQIWDLHRKVHHPQNIIKSPTGSRNSTIKFTENGKCLTVCDVDGHTHIYSLENMPIPAFFQDHLLYSAIKRNLITKPDLLKKFIGLKTMNFEKTG, from the exons ATGAATAGATCTGGgtttgcaaaaaaattattatcaggAACAGTACCGGTTCGATCGAGTTTGTCGTCCATCAAACCAAAAACAGGGATTCTACTCAGGTCGAAAGCCATTGACTACAATGTTTATTACAATGGCCAAGACGTTACACCAAAACCCCTCAATCAGCAAATATTCAAGGCGGGTAGAGAGAGACAACTCAACGTTGTTAATATGTCTGGTATGGAGACTAGCAGCACATTGAAGTCAGACATGAGCAATCAGCTACAGAATAAGTCTGCATCATCAGCAGGACG gTTCAAGACAGAAATACACACCCTCGACTTCAACAGAAGTTTCTTGGGCAACACCATCGATGATACCTTCATCTTACAGTCTGCAATTACGGACACCAATACAGAAAGCGACAGGGTGTTGGAAGGATCGGATATCAAATCTGACGTAGAGGATAAGGCACGGGAGGTTATTCCAATACCCAACAATATCAGTCTTATACTGAACGAAACTGAAACTTTCGTGATATTGGATCTACCAAGTGTGACGGAAATCAGGGATACGCCAGAAG GCCTCGAAGTCGAAAAGCTCAATACCGACTACGAATACCTGACAGTGGGCAAGGGGAAGAACCGCAAGGTGATCGACACCATGGTGCAGACTCACGGCACCCTGCGCAAGTCCAGGGAGACCGACGCGGTCAAGGTCAAGACCACAAGCCACACCACCTTCGCCTCCAACTGGGAGATGTTCGACACCTTCCTGGAGGACGAGTCGCAGGAGAAGAGGCACGTGGAGGAGGAAAACAACATCGCCGAGAGGGACGATCATCACCGGCTGAACGAAACCGCGTCCGTGGAGAGCTTCAGGCAGTCCGTCGAGGAGAAGGAGCTGTGCAACCTGATGAACAACCACCGGTTCCTGCAGGCCGTCACCGTGGTAGAGAGGCTGCTGGCCAACAACGCGTACAACGTGCAGCAGAAGAGGTTCAGGGGCCTTCACGAGGAGGAGGAGGGGAAGGATATCGAGTACAAGTACGAGCTGGACCTGTTGTGGACCTTTGCGAACGACCTGACTCAAG GCAAGTGCGTAACGGCAATCAGCTGGAACCCGGCAAACGAGGACATCATAGTGGTGGCCTATGGCAAGTTCTACTTCACCGACAAGACCAACGGCCTGGTGATGATATGGAACATCAAGAACCCTGTGCAGCCCGAACGACTATACTGCTACAACGAGTCAGTTTCAGCGGTCGCCTTCTCCAACGGGCAGCCTCACCTTATCGCCGTCGGCTTCAACAACGGCATCATCGAGGTGGTGGACATCCGCGAGAGGGAGCTGACCGTGGTGCACAGGAGCGTCAGGGATGCCAACGCTTCTTTCGAGACCGTCAACTACCTGACTTTCTACTCTGGTGATGAGCATTATAACTACGAGGAGCAGATCCTGGCTTGTTTCAACGATGGGAGGATCTGCAAGTATAGGTTGAACCTGATGACCAACATGCCATGTATACAGATTATGAGGGCCCCTGAAGCTGATG GTAAGATTAAGGGCATCCCGAAGATGACAGTTTGCGGTATTCCCGCCATACCACTAACGAAATACACAGGAGCTTTGCTCATCACCTTCCATCCAGCAGACCCCAACATCTACTACCTCTGCACCAACACAGGCGTCATCCACAAATGCTCTACCAACTACTTCAACCAACACCTGGACCTTCTGCTTGCCCACGATGGTCCAATCTATCAGATGCAGTTCTCCCCTTTCTGCAACAAGCTCTACGTGACCTGTGGCGGTGATTGGTACGTGAGGATTTGGGCGGAGGGTATCCACGAGCCTCTGTTGGAGCTGGTGACTAGCATGTACCCCGTTCAGTACGTTCTATGGAGCCCTTTGCATTCGACGATCCTGGTCGCCATCCAGAGCAGCGAGATCCAGATCTGGGACCTGCACAGGAAGGTGCATCATCCTCAGAACATCATCAAGTCACCGACGGGTTCGAGAAATTCTACTATCAAGTTTACGGAGAATGGCAAGTGTTTGACTGTGTGTGATGTGGATGGACATACACATATTTACTCGTTGGAGAACATGCCGATTCCGGCGTTCTTTCAGGATCATCTGTTGTATTCGGCTATTAAGAGGAATTTGATCACGAAGCCGGATCTGTTGAAGAAGTTTATTGGGTTGAAGACtatgaattttgagaaaacTGGGTAG